In the Balaenoptera acutorostrata chromosome 16, mBalAcu1.1, whole genome shotgun sequence genome, GGGAGAAGATCCAGAGCACGTTGGAGGATAGAGGCAAAGACACCAACACAGCATGGGGATGCTGCTTGATGCCAAGAGAGGGTATTCTTAGGTGGGAGGTGCTGGGGAATGTTCTGTAAACTggagagatgggggggggggattttaaaaagacagactgCCTGTCCTACCAGAATAGGATTACGGTAGAGAACAGATTAAATTAGATATAGAGAATTTAAGGAATGTGGTGATCCTTACGCCAGAATTGTCAAGTAAAATTCATACCTGCTGATGTGATGTTCTGTGGCAACATCATCTGCCAACTCTTAACTGGGATGGAAGGTGGCAGAGAGAGCGTGGGCAAAGTCATGATTAAAAGTGACTGATCTCCAGTCGATACAGGAGGGTAGGAGAGAAAAGGGACGAGACAGGCTTCAACTGCCATGGGGACTTTGGGAAGGCAGCCTGGTGACAAGTAGGAACTGCCACATTAATAAACTTTAAGTCATCACCTCCATGAGTCATCTTGGCGTCTGTCGATTTGAATGGCTACAAAGCAACTTGCATCTACATCAATTTTTACCAAAATGAACTCCACCTTAAAAAGTTGACTTGGGAGATGTTTTCTTGTGCTTCttcataaaattaattaactttaattttttttcaaaatgtctcTCTTGCTTATGAATGACACGGTCACTATTAGTAATCATTCTGTTTGCAGCCATAGCCGAGGTTCCCAGAGGAGTGTGGGTGGGCCAGGGAAGACACACCAGTGTAGACATCTCAGGGGTCCTAGCCTTGACCTCACCACCTCTTGCTCTGCATCGCTTTGCCCGTCAGCTCACCGTGGACCTCAATGCTCACTGCTATAAAGTCAGGGGATGGGCTAGAAAGGTAGAATCCCTTTCAAttctaaatttctattgttttagtaTAGTGCACTTATGCCTGTCAAACTGATTTCAAAGAAATTATAGAGCAATCCAACAAGTCAGAGGAGAACAGCTGTGCATCCATTTGAACAGATGTCGAAACCCTTGTGTGAAGCTGGTTTGTCAGGAATGAGGCCAGAACCAGGCATCTCGTTCATTCTTCCCACAAAGGTCTGTCGAATGCCTGCTATTTGCCTACATTGCTCTAgctgctggggatacagcagcgaacaaaacagcaaaaatcccttatggaacttacattctagtgatgggaaatacaagaaacaagacaaatcagTAAAAAGAGTAAGCAAAACAGTGAAAAGTGCTCAAGAGAAGGGCAACAGAAAatgttggggaggggaggaagggtgcAAGTTGAAACTGTAGACAGGGAGTCAATGCCTGTCTTAAGTCCCAGTTTTTTCATCATCCACAATGCCACACAACCTGGCTGGGCTGAGCAGACGCATGGCAGGCTGGGAAGGATGTGAGCACAAGTGGGCAGTCCTGGGGTCTTACTCTTGTACTGCTTCTCCAGAACCCATGGTCTTAGGAAAGTCAGCTGACCTCTTGGAGTTCAGTTTCTTCTGTAGTAAAATGGGAATTAAGTATCTACCTCctgtgggacttctctggtgccgcagtggttgggagtctgcctgccaatgcagggcacaggggttcaagccctggtctgggaagatcccacatgccgcagagcaactaagcccgtgtgccacaactactgagcctgcgctctagagcccacgtgccgcaactactgagcccacatgccacaactactgaagcccatgtgcacctagagcccgtcctccgcaacaagagaagccaccacaatgagaagcccgcacaccgcaacaaagggtagcccccactcaccgcaactagagaaagcccacgcacagcaatgaagacccaacacagccaaaaatttaaaattaattaattaattaatttaaaaaagtatctaCCTCCTGGGCATGTCATGTGGATTAAATGGCATAACGTACATCAGTGCACGGTGTGGAGTCTCAGATCCCAACCCCATGAGGTGCCCTCTCCTGGGGACGGCAGGAGAGGGAGGCTCCCCAAAGCTTCAGCCCCCTTCTGGGCACAGCCTCCTGGTGGGCAAATTGTAGCCCCACGCAGCTCCCAAAGGGACCCGGCCAGCAGGgctcctcacctccttcagggagGGTGGGGCCTCCAAGCCTCCTTGTAGAAATGGGGGTCCTTCCTTGGTGCCTCTGGGGAGCACTGCTGCTTCCTTCCAGATGCAGAGGAAAAGGCTCAGGGGGTCCatctcctctcctccagcccacTTTTCCTGCTGCAGCCAGAGGCCCCCTGGAAGGGTTTCTTGGAGCTGACCCTCCAGGGCCCTGGTCCGAACTCCTTTCCTTCGATGCCTTCCTATGTCTCCATCTCAGAGGCCCACCTCCCCACTAAGTCTGCCCCACCTGGGCCTTGGAGCAGCCTCAGACACTACAGCTCAGGACCACCTTCCCCCCAGCACTGCCCTCCCTGTCTGAATCACCAGCTCCTGCTGGACTCTGAGGCTCAGCTCACATCCCCAGCCCTCAGGAGGCCTCCAGGGGTACCCTCGTCCCCTACCCACAGGTCTGACTTGGGCATGCCCCCCGACGTGCCCAGCCCCCCGGCACAGGCCTCTGTTCTGCATCTGTCGCACTGTACCCTAATTATCTCACACCCTGAACAAGGACTATGTTCGACTCACACAGTGGGTCGAACTCACTGTGCCcccagcagggcctggcacacaatCTGGCACAGCACGGGTGCCCAGGGAGGCCAAGAAATGAACGAATATACCGCTGGCTGTGGAGaatgggtgggaggtggggggagtgggagagagaggggcAGGTGTGGGCTGGGCCAGGGGGGACATGCAGCTGCCTCGGGCAAGGTGGGAGCCTGCCGTGGAGATGGAGAGGGGAGGCGGAGTCTGCGGGTGTTTGGATGGCTGGCTCGCTGCTGGCTGAGACCCCCACCAGCTCCTTCCCACCCGCAAGCCTGAGCTCTGTGACCGAGGCCCCAGTGGAGGGGTTGGAAACTGCAGGTCAAATGAACAAATCTTGAAAGTGAGGTGGAAACCACTCAAAAGAACTGCAGTGACTTGAAAGAAATTCCAACAAAGGGCTTTCACACAGACTGGCTTGTGTTACAGCAGAGTTTATGACCTGAGGTTTGCATTGTTAGGAATAAGGACAAATGTAGATAAACAGCGTAGGTACTGAAACTCAACATGCATCAAATAAACGGAACCCAGAACTCTCCCAGTCTTCACAATGTCTCAAGCCTTAAGGTTTTGTGCATGCTCACCTCCTGAGAGttaaggggtgtgtgtgcgtgtatgtgtgcatgtatgcgttgtttcattttcccattttcaCGTATTCAGAATGTGAAGAACCAGCGACCAGGTGTTGGTTGAATTATTGGTCCCAATTCCGCCGGCCCCTGTAGGATTATACACTCACTCATGACTTCCCCGTTGGCCATATGCACACCTCACCCCTTAACTTTGGGCTTGGCCATCTACTTGTATTGGCCAAGGGGACTTTAGTGGAAGCGAGCCAAGCAGAGGCTTGAGTTGTGCTTGGGTATTTGGACTTGTCCTACTGTGCTCTTGGCGTAACCATGAGAGAAGCGCGACTGGGTAGCCCAACAGTCCTGAGAGAAAAAGCAACCTTGGAGCCAAGATCAGCCAAGCCCAGCTCAACCCCAGCCAACCCACAGGCCCATGACTGAGAAACAGGGGCTCTGCATTGTTTGCCACCAAAATTTTGTCACTTAACGATAGTTGACTAATCTGGATCATGCTAACAGTACTGTTTACTCTGTGATGACACTGCCGGGCACATGCTGGCCATTTCCCACACGTCTTCCCATACAATCCTGACAACACCCCTCAGACACAGGTGTCaccatctccattttgcagagaaGAACGCCGGGACTCAGATAGTTAGAGCAATTTGCCCAGGCTCAGGGCCAGTATGTGAAAGGGCCAAGATCCCAATCCAGGTCTGTCTGCCTCCAAAGCCCACGCTGGGTGCCAGACTTGCTTCCACATGGAGCAAGAGTTACAGTGACGGGAGCAGAGCCCTCACTCTTGAAAATGTCAGAAACACTTGATGCCTATTCGTCACCACACCCTGCCATTAGCAAAGCGCATCATTTCACGACTTTACTTCCTTTAAAGCACATCCTGGGGGCGGGTTGACTTTTTCCAATTATGACTGAGCTGTTCATCCTCAAATGCCCAAGGAGACAGCCCTGCGGACAACTGTGACCAGTCTTTTCGGAGGAAGGCCCCGTGAGCCATCTCAGTCTCACGACTGAGCGCTGGACGCCCTTGTTCCAAACCACCTGTTAACTGTGAGAAGTCATGTGCCGGGAGAGATGGTGGCGCTCGCGGAAGTACTCGTGGCAAACGGCGCACGTGAGGGCCTCTTCTCTCAGCCTCTTAGAATGCAGGTCGGGCCCCACGTGCTCCTTTTTGTGGTGGGACCGCATGTGGAAGACCAGGTCGGAGGTCAGGCAGAAGGAGAGGTTGCATTTGGCGCACCAGTTCTGGGTGGACAGGCCCAGGGAGGTGAGCGTGGGGGGCAGCAGGGCCCAAGAGGCAGTGGAGGAGCACGACGGAGGTGTGGGTATCTGGGCCGTGGCATGCTTGAGCCACAGCATGGGGTCACCCAGGAAAGTGCCGCAGAGAGGAGCATTTGGTGGCACCATTTGCAGGTTCCAGAAATCACCCACCAAAAGCTTGGAGTTGGAAAGTCGACCCCAGCAAGTGACATCTACTGTGTTGATGAGTCCCAGCAGCTCCCCCAGAGCGTCTATAGGTCCGCCTGCCTGGAAGACGGAGGCTGGCCCCGGTCTCCCTGCTGGACTCCTGGTGGGCTTGCTGAAGGCACTTCTCTGCTCCCTGCGGGCTCCACTGGGCCACACTGAGAAGCAGGTGATGCTAGCTGGGTCCCTGGGGATGTCCAGGGCCAGCTGCTGGGGGCCAGGCTGGCCTGCAGAGCCACTGTGCACCCTCTCCTGGGCCTGCCTGCCCCCAAACCTCTTCTTGAGCCGAGGCACCTCCATGAAGGCGCTCTGCCTCTGTTCCCAGCAAGCCTTCCGGGGCATCAGCTTTCCCAGCCTGAGCTTGCCCGGGGCTGCTGACAGCGCCATCTCGGCACAGGCCTCATCCCGGCCACCGCTGCCCGGGGCAGCCTCAGAGCCCAGGCAGTTTGTTTTCTCCAGCAGCACTGGCTTGCGGCCCCAACCCTGCTCGGGTTCACTAAGCCGCCATCTGTTTTCAGCTGAAGGGCTCCGCAGACCTCCCTTCCCGGCAGCCATGGGGACCGCAGGGCCTGGGCCAGCTGAGCAAGGTGGATTCTCCAACAGCTGTCAGTCTCCGAGGCTTCTGGGCCCGGGGGGGGGCCGTGAGACGGAAGGGCTCCCCTGGTGCTTGGGTCGGCACACTCGGACCACAGGGCtctgcagagagaggaagcagaagGCAGTGAGAAGTGCGCTCTCCACTCAGGGACGTACAGGAGCACGCAGGTTGTAGGAACTTAAAGAAAGCCTTCTCTCACCTGGGACCTCGGCGTCTCAGGGCAAGTGCTGAGAGGAGCATGAACTTGGGGCAGACAAGTGTCCATGTGAGCCCAGGCTCTGCCAGTCCTCAGCTGTGTGATGTTAGACAAGCAGCCCTTCTAATTAATCTTCTTGGCTAACTTGGCAAGAGACAGTTTTTGTCCTTTGCATCCAAAGAACCCTGACTACTACAGATGCAGCAACTCACCCTGACTCAGAGCACAATGCTTTCACCTCCAGGACTCCATGGGGGGAAGGACCACAGCGCACAATGCTCCCACCCAGAGGCCAGGCTCAGTACTGCCCCTATCTGTCAACCTCCAGACAGCAGCTGCTATCTTCTAACAGTGACACAAGGCTTCTACCAGTCAGTCTGACTTGGTTGAAAACTCTAATATGTTTGCACCCTGATTTAAAGCAGTTTTTGTTCCTTGCTGCTCAGTATGCTAATTTTTCTCCCAAATCATCAGAAATGCCAAGACACTACAAGCACTTGGAGACGGGAGCTGCTGCAGCACAGGTGACCAGAGGGTAAAAGCTGGACAGTAACATCCAGACATGGTGGGTTGGGTCTGGAGCTGTTCCTGGTCCCTGCTCCCACACCTGGGGGCAGCCACCTCTCCACCAGGCCCTGCCCCTGCACCAAGTGTGGGTCTCCCTCTCCACTCTCCTGAAGTGACCACAACTGTTCTTCACACATTCATCCACTTGCTTCTCCTCTGCTCACCCATCTACTGTCAAATGTGCCAGCTGTGCCAACCTGCTGGGCATCACCTGGGGAACCAGCCTCGGCTTTGCCCCTGAGGTGCTCATGGCATCAGGGGAGACACACAATGGCCATAAGTGAGGGTGGTAcccaggaggaaagggagccatCAGCCCTGCTAGGGAGACATTCATCCCTGCCCTTCCCTGATCTGCTCCACCAGCAAGTTCTTGAGGCTTGCAAACCCATCTTCAAGCACCCCCTCAGCTTGTGAGAGGTTTGCTGGACCACCCTCAGCTGAGTGTTCTGACTTTTCATCATTAACAAATATGTCTCCTGAGCCCAGGAGGACCGTGAGGAGGGGACAGCTCCGCTCCTTCCTCACAGGAACATCACTTGAGTTCAACTTAGCGCCTTCCTCttgccctgcctcctgccccaccTGTAAAAGGAAGCACAGGTGCCTGCCCTCCTTCTCACTATCTTGGCAACAGGAGTCTGTGACACATGTTTTGCATATGTCACCTCCTTCCATCTTCAACACACCTGGAGAGTCATCACcctctttcacagatgaggaggaCCCATGTCCTGCAATACTAAGCATCCTTCCCCATGTCGCCTGCAAGGATGAGGCGCAGCTGGGATTGAAACCCAAGTGTGTGTCCCCAAGCCTGCTTTGGTTTCACTGGCCATGTCGCCCTCCCAGAGCCCCCAGAGGTGAACACCAAGTCAACCATGTGACCCAAACACCAAATGAGGGCATGTTGAGGGTTTAGGTCtccttttcctgccttctctccGACTTCTCCCAAGCTTTTACCCCATCAAAAAGTCAAATTCTTTGTCTAACCTCTGAGCTCTTGAGGAAACACATGCCAGCCCTACCTTTCAGCCCATTCCTGTGTGAGCCTGGTCTCGAGCTTTGTCAACCTGAAAGGACTTACAAGACCAGCCACCAGGGAGAGCTGAGCCTCTCCTAACATCCTTTCCAAACTGAGTCCTCAAAGGGGATGCCACTGACATCAGAGATTAGTGCCCACCAATGTTCCTTGAAGAGGAAGAGGCAGTCACATCACTCCACCAGCTGACCCTGAGATGTCCTTCCCACCTCTCTCAGCCTCGAATTCCCATCACCTAGGATTGGGCTTAATTATCTCCACAGTCCTTTCCAGATCTAACAGTGTATGACTCCAACTGGGATGAAGCCACTTCTCCCCCTTTGTCAAAGAATAACTGGTCTGCTTGAAGCCCTGATGCTGAGCTTCCGTGAGctcacaaagacacacacacacccagggacACTCATaccctcacatacacacacactttcacaacacatacacactcacaatctcatatacacacactcatatacacatacactcacataCATACAGTCACATACATTCACATACactcaaacacatacacatactatCACACACTCAAATGCACATACACCGTCACACAAACTCCCCCTTTCTCTCGCTCTCTcgctctctgtctctcactgttCTCCAGATGACAGTTTAGAACCACCTGATGTATCCCACGGCTGGGCAGGAGGCTGCCCTGCTGACCCTGGTCCAGCTGCACCCCTGCATCCCTCTGCACACAGCCCTGCTGCACTACCCTCACAGCTTAGGCAACCTTGTCCAACCACAGCCATGTAGACCCCATTGACAGAACCGTCCAGAGTGCCCTGAGCCACAGATGGGACAACCTTCTCAGCGGTAAAATTTGGAACATGTGGTCTTACTTCAGGATGGAATGTTTGCTAACAGGATGCTTCATGATATAAGTATGCAAGTCACCATTTATTGACTATGTAGGTGTCTACATGCCAGAGATGCCAAGAGCTTAACACACCTTATTTCATGGAGTTTTCACAATAACCACGTGAGGTAATTTGCAGGTCTCAACCCAAATGTGTTCATGTCCAACCTGCAAGTGCCATATTGCTAAACTCTGTGCTGCTCCAGCTTATTGCAGATCTGGCCAACTGCTGAATCCACCCAAAATCGCTTCTGTCAATGCTATCATCCAAATCTTAATAATGATAACAAgaacaaggaggaggaggaagaaaaggaggagaccAAGGTACTGAACTGACAGGGGACCTTAGCATGCTGCCCACCCTCCCTGAGGATCACCACTCTCACATGCACCAGCACTGTTGGGTAAGATCACTCAGGCAATGCAAAGAATGTCCTACCAAACTCCATCTGGGGCCCCATCTAACCTCAGTCCACTCCATCTGCGACCATCACCAGATGGAAGTCTTTCAAATGGAAAACGATGTGAGTCTGCCGTGGCTTGTTCCTGGGGAGCCCTGCCAGCTCCTAATGCTCGCCTCCTCTTGTCGAGAGATTGCAGGCTCTTTCCCAGGGTCAACATCAGACTTTGAGCCTCATCCAGCTCCAGGCTACATGCACCTCTGCCATGGTCCTCAACTCCTCTCAAGTGACCTCTGCAGATGTGTGAGGTCATCTCTGGGTCACTCCTGGCCCTGGACAGTGAGTTCTGGGTCAGGAGACCACATGCACAGCTGCTCAGGGCTGCCTCTGTCCCCCTTTCCTACATGGACCTACCAACGCCCTTTGCAACTGGAGGCTGGTTCTCTGTCCAGACAATCGCTGGGCAAAGCAGAGCTgctccctcctctttctccctccacaGACACCAGCGGTTCTGGTAGCAAGTGGATCTATGCAGCCCTTGTTCTTTTGCTCCCATCCAGTATTAAAAGAACTTTGCTGTCCTCCACTCCCTTCAATAGCCTCAGTTCATTCTGGGCTCTCACCCCCTGACACTATTTACTCATCCTTGTCGCTCTATTGTGTGTGTCCTGAGAAGGGACTCTTCTTGTCTTCCTTGGTTCTTTCAGTCTGAGCTCAGCAAGACAACCCTCTGAGTCACACAGACATCCTTCAGTACCACCCATGGTCTTCCTATTGAAAGAACCTGATTTCAATTCCAGGCTCTGAACCTTTTCCCAGCCTTTAGATGATCTTGGCAACCTTCTAAAACTGAGCTCCCCAAGCCAACAGGGTGTCTGACCATGTCCAATATTCCCTATCAATGGGGATACTTATTCCTCGGGGTTCAGTCCTCCTGGGCCACCAACCATGACTCTGCTGACCAAAACATGAAGTTCTCTGAGAAATGACACCTCACCCACCCTATAGCATAAAAGCACTTGTTTCTCTGTTTATTATCTATTCCTAGATAATAggaatcattcattcatctgtgaaGCTCTGGCCACATTCTACCTTTTTGTTCATGTTCTAACCAGGCCGTCCCAGGAACCTTTCAGCTTCACATCCACATAGAGGTTAAGTGTGTGGGTTCTAGGGTCAGAATGCCTGGATCAAATATAACTCTGCTCTTACCAAtcacatgaccttgggcaacgTGCTGATCTTCtccctgcctctgttttctcatcatgGATCACCTTGGTGCCCACTTCATCaggtggttgtgaagattaaatggatTAACGTGTCTAGAGTGCTAAAGAGctggctcaataaatgttaggtagCATCAATTTATTATCGCACTAGTTCTGAAGGTTAGAGACAGCCTCAGGGTTGCCTACCCTCCATTCATGCCCCTCCAGGGACCAGCGCACAGGAGTGTTTAACAAGTGGCCAAATGGCCTGGGCAGTTACCTCCTTTCCCCTCCATTTACAGAAGAACTCTTTGCAAACAACTGAACGACAGCATGTTACTGAGATGTCTGCAGATACTTACCACCCCAAGTCAGCTGGTCAGCCTCCAGCTGTCCCAAGCTGCAGCTCAGAAACTAGGTCTTATTTAGTGACACCATCTACACCAACAGTGCCTTCCTGCGCTGCCTTCCTCTTCAGCTAAaacaaatgagaacagaaaaaaatctccTGCGCCCCAATTCTTTGGTTTCCCCAGACTCTGGAGATGCTTCTCACACCTTTTTGGAAGATTTCTAAGGATAATCATCCATCTACCTCTTCTGCATGTGGATTGTGAGGTGCTGCGTCTTCCCGAAAAGGAAAACACACATGTTTTCTAGACATCCTCCTAGCCCTAGAaccctgagaaaatgaaaaattgaggAGTTGTCCAGGCCTTCCTGGAGGCTGGCTGGTGGTGCCATGAGGTGGGAAAGAGGACTTCCCAGCCGGCCCTCGAAGGCTCCATGTTCATCTATGCCCACATCCCTCTAGCAGCAATGCCTGCTATGTCCAAGGAAAACCAAATGCAGGATTCTCAGGATGTAGCCAGCTCCCAGGCCCACTGTGAGGTCAGCTGTGGCCCTAACACAACTTGGCCACATGGACCAATTCCTGTGGCAGCCTTCAGAGGAAAAGGCCATGGTTTGTACAACAGACTACTCAGCCAGACTCTACAATAGCATCATTAGCTAGAAAGAAGAGATGCAGCCtattgaagaaggaaaaaaaaatctaaaagcacTGCAGCTCAAGACATAGccttgaatcaaaaaaaaaaaaaaaaaaaaagatgtgatcatctgtttttaaaaaaagttgtcaTCTCctattttttgaaaaagatatCTGCTAAGCAAAGCAGGCATGATGGTTCTAAATCATTGGAAAAGcgtgctctccccctcccctcccaaaaTTCTAATACATGGGAAGTCAGTGGTTAAATGATGTGAAAGACAATTTAACTCTTCAATCCAGAGAACAGTCTCCTAAATCAAAGTGCCATGCTTATACCTATGAATGTGTCCAACGTTCTTTGatacaaagtggaaaaaaatttctttcaataaaCACACTGAAATCCTCTtccatcatttttaatttttgttcaattCTGTGTGATTTATCTATTGACAAATTTCCTTTTGCATATCAACCAAAAAGTTAAATAAGCTGAATTATCACTAAAAATCATAACAAACTCAAAGGACAGGTTAAATTAATTATAAGAACAAAAAGCTTCAAGTTTTGGGCAGTAATTTGCAGCTTTAAAACCaaacaagttttctttttccaacttaatatatatattatgtatgtgtatgtgcgtgtTTGAACATACAGCTATACATGACATAAGAATATCATCAAATAATGAAATCATGTCTCTCTGAtaagattatatttttaagaagcaGAAAATTGCTTTGCTATTTAATACTTTCTACTTTATTTCTCACAAATGAACCAgatttgtttttctatatttcttcacttagtatgtatCTAAGACAATCTTTGATATGATGATGAAACATTTTCACTGTGtacacaaaaacattaatttccaATACCACAATAATTGTTATAAAAAGTCTGAATCAGTTAACAGTAATTATGGAACCTAATTTTTGCACACCACCAGCATTGACAAGTATATACTTTAGAAATTTATAGTTAATTTCTTATTTCAACTCTCACCCAAATGTTTCACATGCAAAGCCCTGCCCTATTGTCTTCCCACAATTGCTCTCTGAGTCCCACCCTCACTCTCCCCACCAACCTAGCCTTGCACTGCCTCCACAGAAGGATGGTGTGGGCCCCCATGTTCCCTAAATGATCCTGCAAGATTTAGCTTCCTGGTGCTGTCTGTGTCTGTAACTAAAGGCAAAAGGCCAAGAAAAGGATTCATTCAATGCCTTGTCTCTAAAGCCAAGTACTTCTTTCAGCTCACCCTGAAAACTCAGAGATTTACAACTTGATCCTTCATGTATTTTTCCCACAACAGGCACTAAACAGGTTACATGCCCAGATCCTTGGATATAATCTGTTGGAGAAAGGACCTGGGGCAAATGCATCGTTATTACCCTCGTGCCCAGTACAAGCCCTGGCTGAGAATAATGGAGCGGCACAGGGTgggtgaatgggtggatggatgaattaaAAGAACTGCAGCCCAAAAAAGTTGACctagcagaaaaaacaaaaatccaaggtGGAATTCTTGATGgggggaaggaaaaagggaagaagcggggaggagagagagagggagagaagaagaaaaaagagagaaagggaaggacagGGGACGCAAGTAATAAAAAGATGGATAGGAAAAAGTGAGACAGATgagagaaaaatacagaagagGCAATGAGacaaaagacagaggcagagggcaGGGACAGGAGTAGCacgggagaaaaaaaaaaaggagcgaTGGAGAAAGCTGGTgacagagggaagagaagaaCCGGGCAGTCAAGGGCAGGACTGAGAACCTGCCCTGGGGAAAAGCTAGTAGAAATGAGATGACTCCCGACCCCCACGCCCACTCGCGGGTCCGTCCCGGGGGGCAGGACAGCGTGTCTCACCTCGGCTCTCGCGCGGCGCTGGGCGCTGGGGACGCGCTGGCAGCCCCGGCCGCCTCCAGGTCGGGGCAGTGACACGCGGGTCGGAACTTGGCGCGCGAG is a window encoding:
- the ZNF488 gene encoding zinc finger protein 488; its protein translation is MAAGKGGLRSPSAENRWRLSEPEQGWGRKPVLLEKTNCLGSEAAPGSGGRDEACAEMALSAAPGKLRLGKLMPRKACWEQRQSAFMEVPRLKKRFGGRQAQERVHSGSAGQPGPQQLALDIPRDPASITCFSVWPSGARREQRSAFSKPTRSPAGRPGPASVFQAGGPIDALGELLGLINTVDVTCWGRLSNSKLLVGDFWNLQMVPPNAPLCGTFLGDPMLWLKHATAQIPTPPSCSSTASWALLPPTLTSLGLSTQNWCAKCNLSFCLTSDLVFHMRSHHKKEHVGPDLHSKRLREEALTCAVCHEYFRERHHLSRHMTSHS